ctctgtaatttaaaacataaaataaacctaATTAGCTTAAAACCTCTCTTctgtaaagagagagagcacaccttttgatattttctctggaaaatgCCAGAGTTAGTGACTTTGAGGTTAACAAGCCTTGATGTAGATATGATTTGGGGGAAGTTcgtcaaaaatatcaaaaggtttTAAAACACTTGATTAAATAGGATCATAGGTCACTGAGAAAGGATCTTTAGTTACTCATTTAACCAGAGGGACAAtgaaagacttcacaggcaaataCAGTCAGTCACACAGTTGTAACAACACCTGGCTCTTTTAAGAGAAGAATcagttttcttaagtaatcaaagacctggTAAAGACAACAGGGAGCGTAGGagattattttgataaaatccaaccTGTTTTCTAGGCAGATTACATACGTCAAGAAGAGTCTTTCAACAGACCCGTGGTCCAAGCAAACTGTCCTTTTAGCagatgagaaagaaagcacaGTTTACTTTGGCGTAAATACACTATTGATATTCGAGCTGATTTTtctttaagccaattaaatagagctcttttACAAATTGATTTTGGCACTGCCCCCTGGAGGTGGAAACACATCACAGGTACATAACACACATCTGCAGTTGTGCGTAAACATACAGACAGACACGGAGATGCCAGAGCTTTAGCCCCTGACCAGCCAGCTTCTGGAGGCTGTGAACTAGACTGTTGGCCAGGGGCTCCCACAGcagtctgtattttattttattttattttattttattttattttattttattttattttatttatttttaaggttttatttatttgagagagagagagcacaagcagggggcgcagcagaggcagagggagaagcaggctccccgctgagcaaggagccggaagcgggactcgatcccaggaccctgggatcatgaccagagccgaaggcagacgcttaaccgactgagccacccagacgtccctaagaatttatttttaagtaatcttgaCACTCAAGGTGGGGCCTGAACCtctaaccccgagatcaagagtcgcatgccccACCAGCCAAGCCAGTCAAGCATCTCCAGCAGTCTGTATTTTGAAAAGCCtctttgtctccctttctccccttAGTCTCAGGCAATCGTGGGCggtgtttttatttcaaagacaTGATAAGGTTTACATTttcaagggacagagagaatgcGAGTTTCCTCCTCAGAGTTTTGGAACATATTTCTCCATTATCAGCAGTCTAGGGTGATCGCTATTTAAATTTGTCCTTTGTATTCAGGCTCTAACAGCGTGGGGCACAGGGTCCGCGCACCAGGATGCCCTCGTCGCTCTCCCAGCGACTGTACCTCTTAGCGTCCTAATCAGGCTTTGTACACACGCGTGCGCCTTAATCTGGGGCAGTTTGCACCCTCCCAGCTTTGCAAAATGGCACGCTAAGGTCCGCAACTTACTATTTTGTGCCCCCACTGTGCTGTGAGCCCTGAAGCTAGCAGAGTAATGGACAACCACATGTCCCTTTCCTGAATTCAGCTCTTCTTCCAAGTCTCTAGGGCAAGCttcagcctggggtgggggtggagggcagccgAACTGCCCGCAGTAGaggccagccccccccccccgcatgcaTTTCCCCCTGCGCAGTTCCTCAGGTGCCCCAATGGCCTGCATTTTGGAGGGCGTCCCCAGCCTCCTGCGGTGGTCCACGAGCATCCAACGCGTGGGGCCACCCCTCCCCACGTATAGGTTGATGGCCAGCTGGAGAGTTTCCCTGCAGTGTCCCTTTCCCAAGGCCCATTTCTTCGGTCTCCTGGCTGATTCGTTAATTGTTGGTTTGCGAACCGGCCCCGTCCACAGAGGACAAggcgagaccaaagaaagaggcagacggCTCCAGATTGGCAGGTGGtaggtttaataagcaaggaaCGCACTTACAAGGCTTGTCCTGGACGCCACAAGATGAGCAggtctccccacccacccaccagaaTCTTAAAGTTTATATAAAGGCCTTAACTGGGCTCCGTGTCCTATACCAGCCAGATGGTCTCAGCAACACCTTGCTCTGGCAAGGCTCTGTCCTTGGAACAGCTCCCACTGTGGGAACGGGGCAGAAGTACATTCCACGGTccggggagggagtgaggagcccTGATTGCCTGAGTCCGGCTCGTGGGTCAACCTGCAGTCACATCCTATTGACGACCTCCTAAAAACAGGCATGCAAGCCAGGAAGCATTAGCTATTATCATGTTGAGGCAGCCAGAGACTGTATGGGCAAAACACACAGTGTTGCTTAATGGGTGTGATGTGGTGGCTCAttattgatgtgggaaacaaggcaaaagaaaaaaaaattaaatttccttactacttacagcccactgacaagtccttgaaacaggcagagtgagaTTCCTCTAGGAGCTcggctgcctcgatgttaatattTCACTagggcaaaaggcaaccttagtTTACATTATCCCAATCTCCCAGGATCCtataagtctctctctctctttgtaaagattttatttaattatttgagagagagagagagaccacgagcaggaaggaaagggagaagcaggctccctgctgagcaaggagcccgggtgtctcaatcccaggacccggagatcatgacctgagctgaaggcagacgcttcaccaactgagccacccagacgcccctcttttttttttttttaagtctcctttaacatataaaaattcctttggaaacttccttaaTCTTTACCCCTCAAgatatgttagcaatcatcctgcaagcatatgacccaccgatatacatctgaagggtctcatgagtGAGTTTTTATTAgtcagtaataaatgaccttttcctaacaataacTAGCCCCCTCAGAGTCCTGGAAACCTAATTTCCAAAATACCTTGGAGGTCtgtgctatccctaaccccctcccaacttgaaaggaTATAACGGGCCACTTCTCAAGACccaatgcagctctttctgcccacgggtcccgTCCCCGTGCTTTTCTAAAACCACCTTGTTGCACCgcagacatctcaagaattccttcctcCTCACTGTTCCTGGCGCCTGTCGTGCACGCAccaccgcagggcctttgcccggcttttctctgcctggaacatcCTCCCCAGGTGGGTGCCTCTGCCTCTCGAGCCTGTGACTCTTGCCTCTGACAAGGTTTTGCTCGGGTGTCACCCTCTCTGTGACTTCTGAAAAAGTATAATctcttcctgttttatttttaatctgatactatatatatatatatcttaatggTTCTCAGCAGCAActtgttaaaaacacaaattctaaaaataaacccTGGCATATgaggtcaaatgattttttaaaaaagattttatttatttatttgacagagagagacagtgagagaggggacacaagcagggggagtgggagagggagaagcaggctcccgctgagcagggagctcgatgaggggctcgatcccaggaccctgggatcgtgacctgagccgaaggcagacacttaacggctgagccacccaggtgctcctcaaatgatttttgacaggGGTGCCCAGCtcattcaatgggaaaaggaccGTCTTTTaaacagatggtgctgggaaaactgaatggataTCTGTATGCAAAGGAGTCAAGTAGGACCCTCATccaacaccatatacaaaaatgaacctaaaatgaatcaaagacctaactGTAAGAAGTCAAACTATAAgacccttagaagaaaacataggggacaAGCTGCATGACAtagatttggcaatgatttcttgcatatgacaccaaaagaacaaacaacTAAAGAAAAGCTACATTggactacataaaaatgaaaaatgtgggacgcctagctggctcagtcagaagagcatgtgactcttgatgtcagggttgtgagttcgagccccatgttgggtgtagagattacttaaaatcttaaaaataacataacataaataacataacacaacataacataaaaaaataaaataaaatttccttttggcTACCATGTGGGCGGGGATTGGAGGGGATTCCCTGGATGGGAAGCCAGGAGGCAGTGGAGGCTGGGCTGGACCAGGATGGGGCCATGGAATGGGAGGATGGGGGGgcgtgggaggggggagggaggtgtcCAGGATGGGGCTCAGGGCTGTAGTCTAGGGACTGGGGGCATCCTGAGGGCCCCCTGTAATGGGTACTAGGAGGAGGTATAGGTTTGGGGGAGAGGCTGTGGCCAGTTTGGGACACCATAGGAGTGGGACCGCAAGAGGAAGCATCCAGCACAAAGCCCAGAGCTCCAGAGTGAACAAGATGCTGGATGTGACCCCATAGTCCTCAACCAGCAATACCCCAAATGCCCACCTTTTGCATTTCACTTTCCCGTACTTTGCCACATATCCACACATCACCCATGTACTTAGCTACTGGATAGTTTTCTTGAAAtcaactcagattttttttttattcaacacatTTATTTAAACAGGAAATGCCATGggccctggggtggctcagtaggttaagtgcccaccttcggcttaggtcatggtctcagggtcctaggattgagccccacattgggctcgagtctgcttttccctctccctctgactccaacccctccctccctgctcgtgtgctctctctctcaaataaatgaataaataatcttaaaaacaaacaaacaaaccaggaaaTGTCATTTCACTCTAGGAGGTGGAAAACCAGTATCACCTGTTATAAATAGAATACAGTCGTTGGAATAAATCCAATGACTCAGCAAGAACCAAGAGGAGGTGCTACAAGCATTGGGTGAAAGGCTGGTGGGGACAGGTTCTTCACAGGGTCCCCGGTCCCACCCACAGATGACATCACAACTCAGAGGGGGAGAGATGGGGCACTCACTTCCCCTTACGGGCAGAAGTGTGACCCTCCCCTccaaattcagatgttgaaatcctaaccctcagttccccagaatgtgactgtgtttggagcaAGGGCCTTTAAAGAGGCGATTAAgctacgggtgcctgggtggctcagttggtgaagcgtctgccttcggctccggtcatgatcccagggtcttgggattgagtcccgcatcgggctccctgctcagcggggagtctgctgcttctctctctcccactgtctgccgctccccctgcttgtgctctctctcttgctctgtcaaataaataaataaaatctgaaaaaaaaaaaaagaggtgattaagttagaATGAAGTCATATGGGTGGCCCAGTACAATATGAATGGTGTCCTTATAGGAGGAGATTGGGaactaatgtaacagtgtgtgtcaactgtacttcaatttaataaataaagaagtaaataaatatataaaaactcgaAAAAGAAGAGACTAGGACACAGATGGGCACAcagggaaggccatgtgaagacaaaaggagaaaatggcCATCTGCAGGTCACGGGGAGaagcctcagaggaaaccaaacctgccaaggccttgatcttggactttcccacctccagaactgtgagaaaccaAATTTCTGTGCTGTAACCACCCCAACCGTGCTTTCCTATGGCACCTTGATCAAACTAACGTAGTCCTTAACTCCACGGGCACAGTGAGCATTGCCGACCGCGGGGCCCCGATGGGACGTACTGAGGACACCGTGTCCACTTACACGGCATATACTTCCCCCAACCGCGGGACTGGAATCTGATCATGAGGCAATCCAGGAGCCGTGACTGCCCACAAGACATACCCATCCAGGATATAAAGAccgtggggcgcctgagtggctcagtcgaggCTTTAACCCACGCGCTCCGAGGACCTACTGCTTGGTGAAATGGGCCAGTTCACCAGGAGACTGTCTGATTGCACTTAATGGAGATGTCTAGAATCATGAAAGCcatggaaacagaaagcagaatggtggttgccaggggctggggaaggggaaatgggagcTGTGGTTGATGGGCATAGTTTCAGATTCACAAGACAAAGACTTTCAGAAATGTGTTACACAACGACGTGTATATAGTTCACACTATTATAACACAACAATGGGAATATAGTTAACACGATTATAACACCAGTTAACATCTAAAAATAGTTAAGAGGGTAAATTTGGTATTATATGGTTTTTACCACAATTATAAAAACTACATACATAAATGGATAATAAATaacagcgcctgggtggctcagtcggttaagcgtctacttttggctcaggtcacgatcctggggtccaggggtggagccccacattgggctccctgctcagtggggaccctgcttctccctctgcctgccgctccccctgctcgtgctctctctctctttctctctgtccaataagtaaaatcttttaaaaaatgcataataaGTAAACACAATGGGATTTTTGGTGCCCTGCTTCCCTGAAGGTTCTTGAAAAGGAGGACGGTCCTCTCACGTCTCCGGGGCTCCAGCTACCCCACTCAGTTCTGTCTGGACAGAAGATCAGAGGTCACATCCTGTAGTCCCCCCATCCCTGCTTCCTGCTTCACTGCCCGGTGCAGccattttaagctttttttttttttaagattttatttatttatttgacagagagagagagacagccagcgagagagggaacacaagcagggggagtgggagaggaagaagcaggttcccagtggagcagggagcccaatgaggggctcgatcccaggactccgagatcacgccctgagccaaaagcagacgcttaacgactgagccacccagtcggcCCTaagctttttggtttttaaaaaacaactgcaAAAAACTTTTTCTGGCACATTTTTTAGATGACgtttaaaattacagaattttgaccattatgaaatgtaaaatgtaaaactgtaaaactgTAATGGCAGTACATTTCTTCGTGAAATGGATCGAGGGGATTTTCCTACTTTTCTAGTTAATTCCTCTATCAGTAGATGCATGTCCCTTGTTGCAAGAGTGAGACTGGGTTGGATATGAATTCTactccatttttctcttgtttatatTAAGTGCTGAGTGACTGTTAAGTTTCCCGTGGCCACTGTGACAAATGACTACAGACTCAGTAGCTTAAGACGACAGAAATATCTTCTCCTACactcctggaggccagaagtgtGAAATCAGTATCACTGGGGGTGAAATCAAGGTGTGGACAGGGCCCCCTCCTTCTGGAGGCACTGGGAGAGCATCAGGTCTGCGCCTTTCCCAGCATCTGGTGGCTgaccgcctttttttttttttttaagatttatttatttttatttgagagagagagagagagagagagcacatgagcgggaggggcagagggagagggagagagaatctcaagcagactccacactgagctcagagcctgatgcagggctctatctcatgaccctgagatcacgacctgagccgaaaccaacagtctgactgcgccacccaggtgtgcctctGAAGGTTTTCCTTGGCTTGTGATGATCAACTCTCCAGCCTTCGAGGCCGCCATCTTCAAATCTTTCTCTGCTcatcttcacatcatcttctccTGTTTGTGTCAAATCTCCCGCTGCCTTCCTTTTATAGGGACATGTGTGATTGCATTTAGAGCCCTcccccagataatccagaatagtCTCCCCATtttaagatccttaatttaataacatctgcaaagacccttatCCAAATAAGGTAACGCTCGTGGATCCTGGAGATTAGAACAGGGCGATCTTTTGGGTAGCCACCTTCAGCCTACCACAGAAACCTTGGCATGGAATCATTCAGCAAGTATGTACTTAGCATGTCCTGGTGCCAGGCTCTTGGCTAGACCCTGAGAGCATAGCTACGCACAGGACAGGGCTCCCTAGCCTCCTGGAGCTGACATTCTAAGGCCGCACTGTCCAAAATGGTAGCTCCAAGCCCTAGGTGGCTATTGAGGACTCGGAATGTGACTGGTCCTGCCTGAGATGTGCTGAAATTTtggattttgaatattttgcacACATGCAAAAAGAGTGTTAAATAGCGCaataatttttggattttttaaaaagattaaaaaaattttttaaagtaatctctacacccaagctcacgctcacaaccctgagatcaagagtcatgcgcTCCACCGAcggagccggccaggtgcccctcatttttgGATGTTGATGAGACGTTGAAGTGATAACATTTGGGGCATATTGGGTTCAATCCGGTGGGCTATTAAAATgcatttcacttgtttctttttagtttcttggaATGTAGCTACTAGAATATTTAGAATTACATTTAGAGCTTGCATTGTATGTCTGCTGGGCAACCTAAGGGGAGGGAGACTAGGCACATAACACATTAAATAAGCACATATAATGGTATGTTAGGAAGTGGTAATTTCTACGGAAAATAAAGAACGGGGTAAGAGAGTGTGTTTGCTTCCTGtggcttctgtaacaaattaccacaaacttagcaggTCGAAAACcccacaaatttattatcttgcaGTTCTAAAGGTCAGAAGTTGAAAATAGTTCTTGGAGCCTAAAATCAAAGGCCCAGTCTTTGGAGATTCCAGGGGAAAAGCCGCTTCTTGTCTTTTGCAGCTTCTAGAAGGTGCCTGCTTTGGCTCCTGGCCACctcactctgacctctgcttgCAAACTcacatctctttctctgaccgggcccctcctgcctccctcttagaaGGACTCCTGAGATTCTAGTGGGCCACCAGGATGATCTAGACGAATCTCCCCATGTCAGGATCCTTAATTTAGTCACATATGTCAAGTCCCTTTgaccatgtaaggtaacatagtcACAGATTCTGGGGCATCGGAAGCGGACATCTTGGGGAGAACATTATTCTGCCCTCCACGGGGAGGGGAAAACCAGAGGTGGGTCTGTTCCTGGGaacccccctcctccctgcacctAAGCCAACAGCGGTCAGAAGCTGGTGCGTCCTGGTGCCTCCGGAATCTTGCCCGCGGAGCAGGAGGGTTTGAGACCCCTCATCATCATTGGTCTCTGGGCACAGGGTCTCTCGCCCATGGTTCCTCAAAGGGCAGGCTGACCTGTGGGGAGGGACGGGAGCCTGGGTCAGAAAGGTAACGGGTCCAGCGCTCCCCTCCGCCCGCAGTCCGCAGTCCGGAGGGACGATCACCTGGGCTTCGGCGTGGCCCTGTCTGTCCTGTCTGTGCAGCGTCCGCCTGCTGTGCCACTGGCGCAGGGAAGCGCGAGCCTCAGAGCTGAGCCCCTGGGGCGCGCGGCCCGCATCGGGCTGGTAGTGAGCGATGTGGTGCAGCGCCCCAAACCACGTGGTCAGGTAGTACCCGGCTAGGGACAGGAAGGGGTGGTCAGCGCAGCTCTCAGGCTACCCTGGTCGCCCGAGGTCTCACCGCAGTTTGTCCGCCTCCTCCCCGCTGCTGCAGGGCGAGGCTGTTGGGTCCTGGCGTTTCTGGGGTGGGAGCTCACCTTCTCCCCGTAGCTCGTCCGGATCCAACAGCTCCATGAGAAACTCCACGTCCAGCTGCGTCTCCCCAATGTGCGGACTCCAGATCAGTTCTTCGGTCAGCGCGGGCAGGAAGGCGTCGGCTCCCAGGGGCTCTGGCGGAGCGGGAGGACAGGCTCTGAGGTGGATGGGGACGTGCAGACGCCTGCCTCCGATCCCCAGGACCGCGGGTGCTGGCTGCCCTTCCACCTTGCTGTGCATGCAAACGCCTCTTACCAGATCCCCAGGCCCGCGTAGACGCCTCCGGCTAGAGCGTGCCCCCCTCTCCCCTCGACGTGCACACAGGCGCCTCCCACCCGGCTCCCGCCACCCTCAAGCCACCGCACATCCAGGTGGACGCGGGTAAACCTCCTTTACCTTGGTTCTCGCCCTGAGCCAGGCCCGCGTAAACGTCACTGCACACCGCCAGCAGCAGCGCCACCTTACGGCGTGGGGCGCAGGCGGCGTGGAGGTGCGCCAGGCGCGCGTGGATGCGACTCCGCAGGATGGGGGCGGGGCTCTGCCCCTCAAGCCCCGCCTCCTGGAGACCCAGAGGTCCCGCCCCCGCCCGTAGGGCTATTTGTCGCTGCCGCAGTCGGCGCAGTTCCTGGGCCCGGAGCGTGCGGAGTCGCGTCCACAGGGCAGGCTTCAGCGGCGCCAGCACCGCCCGGCACAAGGCCGCCTCCACCGCGGCGCCTGGGAGGGGTTGGCGTGGGTGAACGAAGGGCCGCCGGGCTGACCCCCTCCCCGGCGCCAAGCGCCACCCGTCCCTGGCTTCTGGCCACCCATAAGTGTAGACATGGGTGAGCGAACACGTGTGGAAGAGGGAGCCTGGGTGTGAACACGCGCGTGGGAGAGGGAGTGCGGCTGTCTCGCATGTGCGAGACGGAGCCCTGGTGAACGGAATAGGAGTTACTATATATAGGAAAAGGCGTGAGAGTGGCAAAGCGAACAGGTGCGcggggatggagagaaagaagttGGGTGTGGACACACACGTTAGCGCCAAGAGATGGCAAAGGAGACCCCGAGTGGGGTCAGGGAATGGCCATAAATTCCTTCCCAGTTCTCCTTATTACCAAGATCGTCGTCCTTCTGGGGCACCCCAGGCCCCCTGCTCCCAAAAACAGCCCTGACATCGGGGTCCTTCGATAAGTGATCCTGGAGGTCAGTAAGGAGGTGCCGCACATCCTGAAGCAGCTCTGTGGCCGGGTCCCCAGGCCTGTGGGGGCCTCTGGCATTTGAGGTGAGGCGCGCCCTAAGGCCCTGGAACTGCCTGGCCACATAGCTGCCCCGGGCCCGGGCCAGAGCCTGGATGTGTAGGGTGAGCACATCCTCAGGGCCGTTCTCTTCATCTTTGTAGTCGTCCTCATTCTCAtcctcgtcctcgtcctcgtcctcgtcctccctctctttctcctccaccaGGCTGGCCAGAGTTGGCCCAGGATGGTGTACTTCTGGGCTGAGCGGGCCTTCAACCCAGGAGACCCGGTGAGGGGCGGGGTTCCTGGGGGCTGGATGTGAGGAGAGAGTTGGGCCCCACAGAACAGCGGCCGTGGCTCCCTCGTCCCTCGGGGGCCCAGGGCCCTGTCCAGCCCAGCGAACCTGAACTGTGTCTTTCTGCAGTTTCTGGAGGTGTCTCCGGCGGGATCtgctccatcccccaccctctgTGGGTCTCCAGGTAGAGTTTGTTCACCATGGAGAGCACCGTCTCAGAGGTGTTGAGGTGGACACTGCCAGTCAGTGGAGGACCTGGGGACCAGCATAACCGAGGTGTCCCAGATGTCCGAGGAGCCAGCCCTGCTTCCTTCAGGGGACCGGGAGACTTAATTCCCAGCCTCATTACTGGCTTGGCCCCTGGCCCCTTGTCACTCAGGCCCAGGAGTCAAGCCTCCCACAGATCCCTCACCCCCATTTCATTCTTCCTCAAACCCAGTAGTCTGGTCCCTGAAGGGCCATCCTACTGGACCAAGGAGCCTGGAAAGTAGCTTCCCCCTCCCTTAGGGAACCATCCCTCACCTGCGTGTTTGTCTCCAGGCCTTAGAGTGGGAGGGGGCAAGAGCAGGGTTCTGGGCAAAACATCCCTGGGAAAAGATAAGGGGCAGCTGCAGTGTGGGTGGGATGTATTAGGGATGGATCCCCCTTAGACCTTTTGATGGTTGACCTGTACCTGCTGGCTGATAGGAAGGCCAGGAGATGGGGCAGGTCTGGCATGCAGAGGTTTGAATATTCCAGAGACACACCTGGGGGTAGGGGGCAACAAGGGGCGAGGAAGAAAAGTTGAGGGGTGGCAGCCTCATCTTCCCTGGGACTCTGTCTTCCTCAGGGTCAGAAAATACCTTCAAAACAGGAAAATTTCTACCCTTTGGAATccccatcttttcctgtgtctgtatGTTTGCATCCCACTTATGGCACCAAATAGCATTTGGGAGATATTTTGGAAGCAAAGCTGATTAAATTTGCTGTGGGCTGGAATCTAGGGGGTAGGCTCCTCACCTCCAGGAAGCTTCTGGATCTGGTAGGTGTGGACTTCTCCTGGTGAAGCTCCTGTCCTCAACACCAGGACCTGGTTGGGGTCATGTCCTGTGACCAAGAAGCTCTGAAGGGCAGGGGAGCGTGGAGGCAaaggtcatcttttttttttttttaggttttatttaagtaatctctacacccaatgtggggctcaaactcacaaccctgagatcaagagtggcctgctttaccagctgagccagacaggcaccccgaGGCAAAGGTCATCTTGCAGGGGATTGTGCAAATCTCTGTTAACTTTTGCCTGCCTGGCATCCATTTCCCTTATTTTGGATTCCACACCTcaaatttcctttaaagaaaCCCACTCCCTCCCTTAGTCCCTGTGGGTGGGACTAACTCCCTCCAAGCTCTAGGGATGGTCCCTGTGACCTGACCTAGTCAATAGGATGAGAGTATTTTCTCACCACACTGATTGGTTCAGAGATGGGCATGTGAATCAAGCTCAGCCAATGGAAATCTTCCACAAGATTTTTGCTGGAGCTCTTTATAAGGAAGCCTCTTTTTACACGGCGATTGCTAAGCTTGTGGGATGTGGCCACGGGCTGGGGACAGCCATCTCTGCCACCACAAGGACAGAGCCCCCTTATCTGGATAGTTGCCTTATCCAAGTCCATCCCCATTCCTTGCAGAACTGCAGCCTTGTTCTGGCATAATCTGCCCAGATGGAG
This genomic window from Ursus arctos isolate Adak ecotype North America unplaced genomic scaffold, UrsArc2.0 scaffold_19, whole genome shotgun sequence contains:
- the RINL gene encoding ras and Rab interactor-like protein, translating into MARSEDEASAGPINGERWVPSQLNGAGETPVGVLGTPEPLLRLWRTWGVWQVPELGTRDAEALLELWPPGSFLVTGHDPNQVLVLRTGASPGEVHTYQIQKLPGGVSLEYSNLCMPDLPHLLAFLSASRDVLPRTLLLPPPTLRPGDKHAGPPLTGSVHLNTSETVLSMVNKLYLETHRGWGMEQIPPETPPETAERHSSAPRNPAPHRVSWVEGPLSPEVHHPGPTLASLVEEKEREDEDEDEDEDENEDDYKDEENGPEDVLTLHIQALARARGSYVARQFQGLRARLTSNARGPHRPGDPATELLQDVRHLLTDLQDHLSKDPDVRAVFGSRGPGVPQKDDDLGAAVEAALCRAVLAPLKPALWTRLRTLRAQELRRLRQRQIALRAGAGPLGLQEAGLEGQSPAPILRSRIHARLAHLHAACAPRRKVALLLAVCSDVYAGLAQGENQEPLGADAFLPALTEELIWSPHIGETQLDVEFLMELLDPDELRGEAGYYLTTWFGALHHIAHYQPDAGRAPQGLSSEARASLRQWHSRRTLHRQDRQGHAEAQVSLPFEEPWARDPVPRDQ